Below is a window of Salvelinus alpinus chromosome 5, SLU_Salpinus.1, whole genome shotgun sequence DNA.
TGTGGTACCATCACAACCAACATTACTATGGCCACACTCAAGCTCAGAGGGCTGAAGAGCAACAGTGGACCAACAGTTCCACCATGTCAACTGAACAGTAGTAAATGCCATAGTGTTGCTGCTCATTTGGAATTCACTCCAAACCCCCCAAACTTCCTCCAGTGGTATGGCCTGTCCTTTGAGCCCAGTGCAGACTGCTCCTGTTCCACTGTGCAGGCGGGGGCCATACGGGGCCCGTCATACTGTAGAGGCTGCCGCCATTCGAGGGCCAATCGCACTGCTCGCTTCACCTGGCACAGCCAACACAGGAAGTGCACCTTTGGTCAGTATGAGAGATGCTCTCAACGGGTAGAAGatccaactaaaacaaatactgaTCAATGGTGAATGGTAGTGGAAAGCATGAGCGTTTTATGTGATTTGGTGAATAAGAGGTATGGAAAAGAGAGTTTGAATTGAAGGGCTTTATTGAGTGACCTCAGATGAGGTTAGCTGAGTTTGTCTGTCCCAGTGTCTGGATGTCTTCCTGGTCTCGTACCTGCTGGTTGATCCTGACAATCTGCTGGTATACCTCCTGCGGGGCCACACAGACTTTAAGAGGCTCCGCCCCCTGATCGAACTGGTCCTCTGAGGATTGGCTGTCAGACTGGCTGTCTGCGTCATGCGGCAGGGTTATCTTGTCAAGCCCACTGCACATTCTGGGGAAACAGGTTAAGGAAATCTGTAATTAGCATCCACCACAGTTAGTTTGTACACTTTGGGACTGGTGAACACACCCATATTTAGCCTACTTCCAATTGAGACTCTCTGTTGAAAAAGCTTATTTGTAGTCCAGGAGAAGGCTTCATCTGGACCTGTGCAACTGCCCTTTAAACAAAATATGTCAAAAAAATTTAAGTACTTGAGGTGTGCTTAATTTAGCTTGGATTCTGCACTTTGGGAACTATTCCACTGGTTCTATTGTACCTGGCAAACTAAACCAAGTGAAGATTAAGTATTGGACATACTGTATATCTTTCTGACTCAGGTCTGACCTGTTCAGCAGTAACAGGGAGGGGTTGCAGACAAACAGTGCTAGCCTAACCTTAGCACGGAGGATGCAGATTGTTTGCAGGCCTGGATGCTGTCCATCAGCTGGGCTTTGACCATCCTGGCCGTTTCACTGGACAGAACATCTGACACGGAGCAGCCTGGGAATAGACTCAGCAGCAGAGggaccacctacacacacacaaacggacaGATTTACTACAGCAGTCAGTTCTGCACCGTGGGAGTTCCGCACCACTTTATgaaacatgtattacataaaatgAAACGTTAGTTAAAAGAAAGAATCAACCATTCATGTAtttataaaaaaacatgtttggtTTCCCCCCCAATCTGCATAGGAAACAAGTAGTGAGAGCTTTGTACTTGCATAACTAGGGCCCTTCGTATTTCCTGACAAAGTCACGTTAAGCCCTTGCCATAAAAGCTCAGAATGTCTGGTCCATAGTTTTTGTACAGGCCAATGTTCGTTTTATGGATAGAGTGGATGAGACATATAGGCGTTGAGGCTCTTGCCTGATCATTAGTGGGGTCCAGGATGAGGGTACTGATGGCATCCTGCTTGGCCCCCTCAACGTTGGGCAGTTTACTGTGGGCTTTGGCTCGGTTCTCATAGTACCGGCTAACTCCAGGGTTATAATTGATGGCCTCAGAGAACTTGTCAGCTGCATCCTGGTACTTCCTGCGGTGAAGACAAGAAACAGTGGCGTGGATGATAGACAGACTCACCGGTCCTGGTAGCAGTGCGTTCCCAGGGTGTTGTGGATGAGACTCACCGGTCCTGGTAGCAGTGTGTTCCCAGGGTGTTGTGGATGACAGCGAGGCGGATCCAGATGACCTGGTCATCAGGAGACATCTCCTTCGCCTGCTGGTAGTCAGCCAGGGCAAACTCCCACTCGTCCTGCTTGAAGAAACAGTCTGCACAAACCACAACCACCTTTATAAATATCAGAGGTGATGTGTGCGATCTACCCAGATGCACTCATTCCTGAAAttggatgttatggatgtaggCATAGCCGCggaaagtaggggtgctgagggtgctgcaacGCCCCCTGATAATCCGAATTAAAAAATACACAAAATTAGTGCCCTGGGCCTTTATTACTTCGGTATGAGTGAACAAAAATAGCCTTCAGCAGCGCAGGGAGAAAATAATTCTCAGCACCCCGACCTCTAAACATCTCCCATGGCCATGGATATAGGTACTGACTTTATGCATTAACGTATTCAATTTGTATGAGGAGATATAAAATCCAATCACCAGTCACTTCAAACACATTCTCTTTTGATCTCAGAGACTCCTGCCCACCATCTATAGTCACACAATATTGTTATTTCACTGGGCCAGACTTCAATTGCACCTTTTTCAAGAGGGAGCCCACGGCTTTCCTCACCTAATTTCACCTCAGCCAAACTCACCTCCTTCGCCTCCACTTCCTCCCACCCCCTCAGACATACCTCACTTCCCTGATCTTCCCCTCCTCTATTATCCCCTCCCCTCATTTCTTCTCACCTCCTCTGTTGATGTAGAGGCCACTCTCCTCCTTCTGCTCCTGGATGGCCTTGTTGAGCAGCAGGACTGCCTCTGTGTAGAAGCTACGGGAGAAGCACTGCACAGCAAAGTCGTTGTAAGTGAGCACCAGCTGGACCTGGGCCTCCCCCTGCACGGCCCTCCAGTCTTCCTGGGTGTGTCCGCTCAGCTCCGACCCCTGGTCTCCCTCGTCTCCAGCCTCACTCAGCTCCACAGCCAGGACCAAGTCCTCAATGGCAGCAGTAAACTCTTTCAGCCTGCGGTACAGAATACCCCTATGGTGCAAAATACTACACTTTAGTGGATAATAGACAGTATGTATCCTCATTTAGTATAGATTGGTAGAGAAGCTTCTCCTAACAAGATGTATATCTCTTCAGTGGTAGCTGAGAACGGCATGTATCAGATAAACCAAAGGCCTAATCAACCCCCTTGCTTGGTGAATCAGAACCTGATAAATACTCTGCCATCAACACCTGAAGAGGTAGTGCCGCCCAGTCTCAGGGCAATGCTCCAGGGCTGTGTTGATCTTGGACAGGGCCTCTGTGAGCTCCCCTGCCAGGGCCCTGCTGACGGCCTGCTGCCTGGCCCTTTCACTGGCCTCCTCTAGCTGCCCCAGCAGGGCACCTGCCTCTGGGCACGACGGACTGAGAGTCAAAGCGGACCTCAGATCATGGTAGCACATTTTTACCTGTATAGATAATTGTGCTGTCATTACATTAGAATGCATGTAAATGAGACTTTTGATCATTTATATAGATAAAAGTGGCAATGACGTCACATGTGTTGAGCTAGTACATAAGCTATTTATCCCTAGGGTTAAAACTAGAAATCGCCACACCTTTGTTCTTTCTAGCATGGTATTGTCAGATATTGCCCAGTGTTTAACACAGAGATAACGGAGTGTGAGagtgtactactgacctggttgaGCTGTTTGTGGAGCCGTGCTCTGAGGGTGAACAGATCTGCGGTCTGAGAGTCTGCCTCCAGCCAGTTACTGACCAGCCTCAGACAGTCAGTATAGCGGCCCAGGGCCGTCAGACATGCCAGGCTACAACAGCAACAAAGGGGGACACTTCAGTGGTTCACACTTTAAATATTAGGTGAATAGCACCATCACATGGCTGTACAAGGCGTCTGTCTATCTGTAGAGACGGCTGAGGTCAAAGGATCTCACATGACCTCCTTACGCCGTGTCCACACAGGTTATTGCCATACGGTACATTTTACGTAGTCTTCACAATCCATGTGCCGCATCACAACAAAAGGATTCACACCACACATTAGCAACTTCTTCTGTGGTTTACTACTGACACCACGCGGCAAAGCAACACACAAGTTTAAAAAATCCAACACATGCGACACAACCTAGTCCCGCAGATGAGTCGCAGCGGTGCAGATTGCCTCCCAATTAAATTAATGGACGTCTGCCGGAATGGTTACAGTTTGACGCAACCGATATGCACGAGGCGTTAGGCAGATAACATATGGATAAAGCCAAAGAAAGTGTTTGGAAATAGAGGAAACAGTAACACATCTATTATTTTTATGCACATAGCTCTCCATGTGAATAACTTGTATTTCACACTGACCTCCTCATGTGATATGACCTGCAGCTAGGCTTGAGCTCGGCAGCCTTGGCAAACGACTCCAGAGCATCCAGGAACATGCCCTTATCATACAAACATTGGCCCTGTGGAGTGGACAAGATTTTATATATTACTAACTGTTTTCAAGTGAAAGCAAGAGGTATTTCAATAGTGCTGGATGCTTGCTTGACTGTGTAGGAATGATCATCCTGTTTGCATCACACAGCAGGCCGCTTTGGGAGACAGCCTCCCTCCTCACTCTCACCTGTAGGTAATAGATGAAGGCCAGACGTGTGTGTAAGGTCTTAGCCTGAGGCTCCAGGAGGCAGGCATGCCTGTAGCTGACGACTGCAGACTGGAAGTCACATAACTGTAAATAGGCCTCCGCCTGGCTCACATAGAGCTGGGTCTGGAAGTCAGGACACGTATGACAACTTCAGACAATTATTTCAGACAAATCAGACTATATTTCAGTTAAACAATCAACCTCACTCCCATCTGTTCTCCTTCCAACAGCAGTTACTGTAGATATTCAGAATGATTTGGTACTTGATGTCAATTTATGTGGTTCTGTACCTGTTTCGGCTGAAGATTGATAGCTTTGGTGAAGAATGTCACAGCCTTTGAAAATTGGGACTCTGCCATTGCCTCTTCTCCATTCTCATAGCTGCAAATTGATAAATATAGGTGAGTGACCCTTGGTAAACTCATCTTCAGAGATCCTATTGGCATGTGATCAAAGTAATACATTGTCAAAGAAGCTGCATCAACCTGTTGCCATGTCAAACTCACTGTTCAATGGCTTTGTTTGTTAAAATGTTAATGAGATCAGGCCGATCCCCTCTCCGGCTTTCAGATGATAGGAAAATGCTGCTGGACCCAAAGAGCCGGCAGATGGCATGTTTACGCCGCGCCTCCACGAGCACTTCCTCCGACACAGCAGTGGGGAACAAAACCCTGTCGTCGTCGACCTGTTGGTCCATCTTCAGAGCAGGAACAGACATGCCTTATATTatgcagctaacgttagctagcaatttGTTGGCATTCATAGCTAATGTAGGGGATCGCAAAATTGCCTACTTTATAATTCTAACGTACCAAAGTATTTGTATATAACAGGCTAGCTAGTTACTTAGCTATTAGTGCGAAAAGTTTCTGCACAGTTGTTTTTCTCTCTTTGCTTTCAGTCACTGTTGAGTGCGCCATGTAACCAAGGGAACGAACAACATGTGCATGAGCGGCTAGTGGATTTACCACGCCCATTCTGTCAGATTGATCACAAGCTTTTGTTGCATAAATAATGACAATTTTAATCTTTTGAGAAGTCTTTCGAACTTTAACCTGAAAGGCAAAGGAGAAGCGATTTGTTTTACTCGGCCCATGAAAATAGGCACACGAAGTGAGGAATTTTTGTATGGCAGGCAAGGAGAGAGTGAGATGATTCGATTATGCTGAGCCCCGGGACCCCTGTAATAATGCTCGTGGCGTGCAAAAGCGGGAGTGGCGCCCTTCTCAAATCGAACAGTAATCTGCTCCGCTCAGAAACAcacaatatttattttatattaaataaatgttcgaattttcaaactagttttcattgggaaggcagataaagtGTTTTTTTCAAAGGCAATCATGTGAAAATAGCATCCTTATAATTACGCCTCGTGCTTAATTACGTACATTTTGTTTTGAGGCGATTTCGTCGTGGTCTGAACGGGGCTCCTGGCACACGCCCAGGAGGCAGCCCGGTTCGAAACGAATACAATCAACTTTCCCCCGGGTCAGATTAATCGAATCCCCTCATAGTGAATTTGGTAAACAACAATTATTATTTGCTAATTTCCTACATGAGGCGTATTTGATCGAATTTACGTTTCGTAATAGTTAGGTTGTTACAAATACACTAATACAAGTGGACGCACGTGGCATTTCGGCAATAAAAAAACATTACTTTAAATGAGAAGTGTGCCTGTTGTCAGAGCTAGATAGAGGatttttaagcaataaggcacgagtgtgatatattggccatatatcacaaacccctgaggttccttgtcgctattataaactggttaccaacgtaattagagcagtaaaaatacatgttttgctcatacccgtggtatacgccAAATAGTTCATCTGTGTCGTTTACAGTTGGAGCAAATTAAGCATGTGGGCAAAGCCATgtacgagctagcgagatcctattggcgcgttgtagcaggtatttgcatatttccgttagggaacgccttcCCTGTGAAACAAACTACGTCCTGGGAACAGCtgcacttttattttgaaaaacgaAACCGgaaattgcaattaattgctaGCATGCGCATCAGCTGATTATATGAAAACATAAAACCAGATTTGCCAATCCGCTGGTCGGTCGGTAAATTGACAACATTGAAACGGATATATTGCTTTAAAAATGGTAATATAGTTATGATTTTCGTTCTTTCCTGATCATTGTCGTTTTGAATTAAGGGGTTCTAGTCTCACGAGTGGTGGTAGTTTTCCCTTCGCGTATATTCTTTTGCACAGGTTTGCTAAATTATCTGTCGCTGGCTCTGCATGTCCAACATTCATTGTTGTCAAGTGACTGCGAACAGGACAAACCATGATTGAAATCCAAAATGAGTCAAGACGATTGCTTGATACAGAAGATGAAGACACAGGAGTGAGGTCGGAACAGGACGCATATCTTGAGTAAGTTTGTGTTATTGATTTTTTTGAAACATGTCTGCAAGAAAAGTTTGAACCCAATATCTTTGGTGGCCCTATACCACCTAACATGTTTTTCTTTACTAAAAACATGGTCTCGTTTTGTTGAGATGGTGAAGTCTTATATGTAATGTTATTATTACAATAGATGCTGATTTGTAACCCCACCTGTTCTGTCTTTCAACAGCAAGGTGAAGAATGGAAAGCTGTTCCTGGCCTCTCTTGCAGCTGTCCTTGGTCCCTTGAGTTTTGGGTTTGTATTGGGGTACAGTTCCCCTGCCATCCCTGAACTAAGCACAATCGCTGACCCAAGATTACGACTAGACGATGACGAGGCTTCGTGGTTTGGGGTAAGATAAATTCTGGGACCCATGACAagaatgttttttcccccctctcatAATCCCACTAGGCTATGCTTTGAATCCTTGTCATGCTATAACAAGGACCCAGAGTTTTTCTAGGTCAGGCCACCCCACTCTTGGGGGGAAACTCAGGGCCCTAATCATTCCTGAATGGATGAAAGTGGACATTAGCCACTTATTTGACTTTTTTTTGGTAGTCTATCGTGACGATAGGAGCTGCTATAGGAGGTCTACTCGGCGGTTGGATGGTGGACAAGATCGGGAGGAAGCTGAGTCTTATGTTCTGCTCCCTACCTTATATCTTTGGTTTTACTATCGTTATTGCTGCTCAGAATGTCTGGATGCTGTATCTTGGGAGGGTACTCACAGGACTGGCAAGTGGGGTTACGTCACTCGTGGTGCCAGTAAGTACTATGGAATCTCTACTCTTATGCTATCAGTTTAAGGTCAGAGGGAGTTACAATTGACCAAGATGCATGATAAGTGTACTATGTGAATGCCTACATTCTAATGATCTTATTTCATCATACATTCCTATTTTACATGGCACCTCAAATGTTGAATTATTTCTATTGATATGCCATGCTGCATACTCCTGTGTGAAAATAATTTTTCACTTTTCTCTTCCTCTGTGCTCTAGCTGTACATCTCAGAGATTGCCCATGAGCGTGTCCGTGGGACAATGGGCTCCTGTGTTCAACTCATGGTGGTCACAGGAATCATGGGGGCATATATAGCAGGTATGCCACAGGTGTCTGTTTGTTAGCAGTATTTGGATGTTATGATATTCAAAACGATAAAGTCATAAGTCTTGAACATTTTTTTTATACTGTATCTGGTCAGCGGTGAGGATTTCTGACAATGTCACTAAGGATTTCTCAGTATTGTACAACTTTGACAGAGGTTACAACAGTAGTCATACGGGTAGAGGTTCATGTTTTAATGATGTGGTGCAAGGTTTTATCAATCCCAATCAGTATTGGCAACCGAACCTTGATAATCATATCATGTGATCATCATCACCAGGAATGATCAAGATTCCACCCTGCTAACTGAGAGCTCTCATTTGTGCCAGCCTCCCAAGCCACCACTATGCCTAATCAAGTTACTGACATGACACGCTTGTTTCTCAAGATACTTTCCTCAATAGACAGTACTATTGCAGGCGTGGTAGGCTGTTTTGTCTCAGTAGTGTCTTATGTTTAGAAGGAATAGTCTTTGGCTGAGGAATGTTGTAAGGCAGAGGCTTTTCATTATCCCATTGTCTGTATATGCTCTTCTAATTATGCATTTATTTCCATTTAGTGAAGAGGGGTGATGGATACTAATAATCGACATTATAGATTATCATTGTTCATCTTCTGGAGTTACATAATATCAACAACACCACTGTATCTGGAATCCAGAATGTCAGTAGTGGTTAATTTTCACTGGGAAGGATCCAACTAGGGTCATCCCACTACTGTCCTCTCACATTCCCTACTCTACTAACATCCCAGGGATGTTTCTGGACTGGCGCTGGCTGGCAATCTGCTGCTCCATCCCACCCACCATGATGATGGTGTTCATGTGTTTCATGCCCGAGACCCCCAGGTTCCTGCTGTCTCAGGGTAAACGGAGGGAAGCCGAGGAGGCAGTGCGCTTTCTGAGGGGGCCAGATGCCCCTGCAGAGTGGGAGTGTGCCCGCATTGAGGATGCTTCTGACGACCAGGTGAGCTTTGTGTATTCCCTAA
It encodes the following:
- the LOC139577010 gene encoding tetratricopeptide repeat protein 16 isoform X1, yielding MSVPALKMDQQVDDDRVLFPTAVSEEVLVEARRKHAICRLFGSSSIFLSSESRRGDRPDLINILTNKAIEHYENGEEAMAESQFSKAVTFFTKAINLQPKQTQLYVSQAEAYLQLCDFQSAVVSYRHACLLEPQAKTLHTRLAFIYYLQGQCLYDKGMFLDALESFAKAAELKPSCRSYHMRSLACLTALGRYTDCLRLVSNWLEADSQTADLFTLRARLHKQLNQVKMCYHDLRSALTLSPSCPEAGALLGQLEEASERARQQAVSRALAGELTEALSKINTALEHCPETGRHYLFRGILYRRLKEFTAAIEDLVLAVELSEAGDEGDQGSELSGHTQEDWRAVQGEAQVQLVLTYNDFAVQCFSRSFYTEAVLLLNKAIQEQKEESGLYINRGDCFFKQDEWEFALADYQQAKEMSPDDQVIWIRLAVIHNTLGTHCYQDRKYQDAADKFSEAINYNPGVSRYYENRAKAHSKLPNVEGAKQDAISTLILDPTNDQVVPLLLSLFPGCSVSDVLSSETARMVKAQLMDSIQACKQSASSVLRMCSGLDKITLPHDADSQSDSQSSEDQFDQGAEPLKVCVAPQEVYQQIVRINQQVKRAVRLALEWRQPLQYDGPRMAPACTVEQEQSALGSKDRPYHWRKFGGFGVNSK
- the LOC139577010 gene encoding tetratricopeptide repeat protein 16 isoform X3 is translated as MSVPALKMDQQVDDDRVLFPTAVSEEVLVEARRKHAICRLFGSSSIFLSSESRRGDRPDLINILTNKAIEHYENGEEAMAESQFSKAVTFFTKAINLQPKQTQLYVSQAEAYLQLCDFQSAVVSYRHACLLEPQAKTLHTRLAFIYYLQGQCLYDKGMFLDALESFAKAAELKPSCRSYHMRRGILYRRLKEFTAAIEDLVLAVELSEAGDEGDQGSELSGHTQEDWRAVQGEAQVQLVLTYNDFAVQCFSRSFYTEAVLLLNKAIQEQKEESGLYINRGDCFFKQDEWEFALADYQQAKEMSPDDQVIWIRLAVIHNTLGTHCYQDRKYQDAADKFSEAINYNPGVSRYYENRAKAHSKLPNVEGAKQDAISTLILDPTNDQVVPLLLSLFPGCSVSDVLSSETARMVKAQLMDSIQACKQSASSVLRMCSGLDKITLPHDADSQSDSQSSEDQFDQGAEPLKVCVAPQEVYQQIVRINQQVKRAVRLALEWRQPLQYDGPRMAPACTVEQEQSALGSKDRPYHWRKFGGFGVNSK
- the LOC139577010 gene encoding tetratricopeptide repeat protein 16 isoform X2, producing the protein MDQQVDDDRVLFPTAVSEEVLVEARRKHAICRLFGSSSIFLSSESRRGDRPDLINILTNKAIEHYENGEEAMAESQFSKAVTFFTKAINLQPKQTQLYVSQAEAYLQLCDFQSAVVSYRHACLLEPQAKTLHTRLAFIYYLQGQCLYDKGMFLDALESFAKAAELKPSCRSYHMRSLACLTALGRYTDCLRLVSNWLEADSQTADLFTLRARLHKQLNQVKMCYHDLRSALTLSPSCPEAGALLGQLEEASERARQQAVSRALAGELTEALSKINTALEHCPETGRHYLFRGILYRRLKEFTAAIEDLVLAVELSEAGDEGDQGSELSGHTQEDWRAVQGEAQVQLVLTYNDFAVQCFSRSFYTEAVLLLNKAIQEQKEESGLYINRGDCFFKQDEWEFALADYQQAKEMSPDDQVIWIRLAVIHNTLGTHCYQDRKYQDAADKFSEAINYNPGVSRYYENRAKAHSKLPNVEGAKQDAISTLILDPTNDQVVPLLLSLFPGCSVSDVLSSETARMVKAQLMDSIQACKQSASSVLRMCSGLDKITLPHDADSQSDSQSSEDQFDQGAEPLKVCVAPQEVYQQIVRINQQVKRAVRLALEWRQPLQYDGPRMAPACTVEQEQSALGSKDRPYHWRKFGGFGVNSK
- the LOC139577011 gene encoding solute carrier family 2, facilitated glucose transporter member 8-like isoform X3, coding for MIEIQNESRRLLDTEDEDTGVRSEQDAYLDKVKNGKLFLASLAAVLGPLSFGFVLGYSSPAIPELSTIADPRLRLDDDEASWFGSIVTIGAAIGGLLGGWMVDKIGRKLSLMFCSLPYIFGFTIVIAAQNVWMLYLGRVLTGLASGVTSLVVPLYISEIAHERVRGTMGSCVQLMVVTGIMGAYIAGMFLDWRWLAICCSIPPTMMMVFMCFMPETPRFLLSQGKRREAEEAVRFLRGPDAPAEWECARIEDASDDQGGSLGMADLKNPGVYKPLGVGIMLMLFQQLTGINAIMFYAETIFEEAHFKNSNVATVVVAAIQVVFTAVAALVMDRAGRKLLLILSGVSMCLSTAAFGVYFKLSSETHGNSSGLCLVESPLAEDPAAGLSWLALASMGFFITGFSLGWGPIPWLVMSEIFPSRVKGFASSVCVLTNWGSAFIITKTFQDLMDLLTSAGTFWLFSGCCALNIVFTILFVPETKGKTLEQIQTQFKGTPE